In Natronococcus occultus SP4, the following proteins share a genomic window:
- the purM gene encoding phosphoribosylformylglycinamidine cyclo-ligase codes for MTDHADEGSDTEGLTYADTGVDIAASEDATAALLEAFGSDLTTEYAGLLDIGDRYLALATDGVGTKLLVAEAIEDFSTIGIDCIAMNVNDLVAAGVEPVAFVDYLAVDEPDDALTNEIGEGLAVGLEQADLTLLGGETAVMPEVVSGFDLAGTCAGLAPKDAIFEGEAKVGDVLVGFHSDGIHSNGLTLAREAVTREHEYADPFPPNPEVSIGEELLRPTRIYTDLLEPMRTHGVHAAAHITGGGWTNLSRMGERRYVIDDPLPAQPVFGFVQAEGDVSDEEMHRTFNMGTGFVAAVPEDRADGLVDATDGRVIGRVEDGDSVEIRGLTLS; via the coding sequence ATGACGGACCACGCCGACGAGGGGAGTGACACGGAGGGACTGACCTACGCCGACACCGGCGTCGACATCGCGGCCAGCGAGGACGCCACCGCCGCCTTGCTCGAGGCCTTCGGCAGCGACCTGACGACCGAGTACGCCGGTCTGCTGGATATCGGCGACCGGTATCTCGCGCTGGCGACCGACGGGGTCGGCACCAAGCTGCTGGTCGCCGAGGCGATCGAGGACTTCTCGACGATCGGGATCGACTGTATCGCGATGAACGTCAACGATCTGGTCGCCGCGGGGGTCGAGCCCGTCGCCTTCGTCGACTACCTCGCGGTCGACGAGCCCGACGACGCCCTGACAAACGAGATCGGCGAGGGGCTGGCCGTCGGCCTCGAGCAGGCAGATCTCACGCTGCTCGGGGGCGAGACGGCCGTGATGCCCGAGGTCGTCTCCGGGTTCGACCTCGCCGGGACGTGTGCGGGCCTGGCGCCGAAGGACGCGATCTTCGAGGGGGAGGCGAAGGTCGGTGACGTCCTCGTGGGCTTTCACTCAGACGGGATCCACTCCAACGGGCTGACGCTGGCCCGGGAGGCCGTCACCCGCGAGCACGAGTACGCGGACCCGTTCCCGCCGAACCCCGAGGTGTCGATCGGTGAGGAGCTGCTGCGACCGACCCGGATCTACACCGACTTGCTCGAGCCGATGCGCACCCACGGCGTCCACGCGGCGGCCCACATCACGGGCGGTGGCTGGACGAACCTCTCGCGGATGGGCGAGCGCCGGTACGTGATCGACGATCCGCTGCCGGCCCAGCCGGTCTTCGGGTTCGTCCAGGCGGAGGGCGACGTCTCCGACGAGGAGATGCATCGCACGTTCAACATGGGAACCGGGTTCGTCGCCGCCGTCCCCGAGGATCGGGCCGACGGGCTCGTCGACGCCACCGACGGGCGGGTCATCGGCCGCGTCGAGGACGGCGATTCGGTCGAGATCCGCGGCCTGACGCTGTCCTGA
- a CDS encoding universal stress protein: MYDTILIPTDGSEQAARGVDHGLNLAEQYGASVVCLYVVDERRHGRPPALGSVEAEHEKVEDEAVDMLEGIADRAGEIGLEAECECCRGLPWEEIVERAEREGADLIVMGRRGETDDRRTPLGSVTERVVRQTETPVQAV; the protein is encoded by the coding sequence ATGTACGATACGATCCTCATTCCGACGGACGGGAGCGAACAGGCCGCTCGCGGCGTCGACCACGGGCTGAACCTCGCCGAGCAGTACGGCGCGTCGGTGGTGTGTCTCTACGTCGTCGACGAACGACGCCACGGACGACCCCCGGCGCTTGGCAGCGTCGAGGCCGAACACGAGAAAGTCGAGGACGAAGCCGTCGACATGCTCGAGGGGATCGCCGATCGCGCCGGCGAGATCGGTCTCGAGGCGGAGTGTGAGTGCTGCCGCGGACTCCCCTGGGAGGAGATCGTCGAGCGCGCGGAGCGGGAGGGCGCCGACCTGATCGTGATGGGACGCCGGGGAGAGACCGACGACCGACGGACGCCGCTCGGCAGCGTCACCGAACGGGTCGTGCGTCAGACCGAGACCCCAGTACAGGCGGTTTGA
- a CDS encoding macro domain-containing protein, whose translation MEFDVVQGDIAEQSADALVNAAGTSLEMGSGVAGALRDRAGEELNEAATAKGPINLGEAVATDAYGLDADYVVHAAAMPHYGDGQATAESIRDATRNALETADELNCRSLVTPALGCGVAGFDLENGAAIIGEEIDAYEPKHLEDVRLIAYSDAEYDAVRAATGSADESRQGEREADR comes from the coding sequence ATGGAGTTCGACGTCGTTCAGGGCGATATCGCCGAACAGTCCGCCGACGCGCTCGTCAACGCCGCCGGAACCAGCCTCGAGATGGGCTCCGGCGTCGCCGGCGCACTCCGCGACCGGGCCGGCGAGGAGCTCAACGAGGCGGCCACCGCAAAGGGACCGATCAATCTCGGTGAGGCGGTCGCGACCGACGCCTACGGTCTCGACGCCGACTACGTCGTCCACGCCGCGGCGATGCCCCACTACGGGGACGGGCAGGCGACCGCCGAGAGCATCCGCGACGCGACCCGCAACGCCCTCGAGACGGCCGACGAGCTGAACTGTCGGTCGCTCGTGACCCCGGCGCTCGGCTGTGGCGTCGCGGGGTTCGACCTCGAGAACGGCGCCGCGATCATCGGCGAGGAGATCGACGCGTACGAGCCGAAGCACCTCGAGGACGTCCGGCTCATCGCCTACAGCGACGCGGAGTACGACGCGGTCCGGGCGGCGACCGGGAGCGCCGACGAGTCCCGTCAGGGCGAACGCGAGGCCGATCGGTAA
- a CDS encoding AMP-binding protein: protein MGGVTSLSWPARDLVSHRVASTPQRTALIDADRDESWTLRELDRRVDAAAAALRDVLETPREARLGFLLDTRPAFATLFFAAMRLGTTVVPLNVREALPELVEKGERTALDAVVCEDDTATDAVALADELGGLPVRSVDDPGSGRVRPIAVSDGAADSPSSSAVEPAELDPDDVQLVMFTSGTSGEPKGVKLTVANLVASATASAFRLGVTREDRWLCCLPMYHMGGLAPVVRSALYGTPVVVQRSFAPQATADVLEAFGITGVSLVPTMCKRLLEDGWRPADSLRFVLLGGAPASTELLERCHEADVPVHPTYGMTETASQIATATPAETRTHEGTAGQPLLGTDVTVVGEDGEPVPTGEVGEFVVAGPTVTPGYLDPDNTAVAFGDRGLHTGDVGYADEERRLWVLNRRSDRIVTGGENVDPGAVADVLRSHPAIGDAAVVGLEDAEWGERVAALVVPDDGPVDLEDVLAHCDDRLAGFKRPKTLGVVDALPRTHSGTVDRERVRTRLLEFGTDVSTRSGSE from the coding sequence GTGGGAGGCGTGACGTCGCTTTCCTGGCCCGCCCGCGATCTCGTCAGCCACCGCGTCGCGTCGACGCCCCAGCGGACCGCCCTGATCGACGCCGACCGGGACGAGTCGTGGACGCTCCGCGAACTCGACCGACGTGTCGACGCGGCCGCGGCCGCGCTCCGGGACGTCCTCGAGACCCCGCGCGAGGCCCGGCTCGGATTCCTGCTCGATACCCGGCCCGCGTTCGCGACGCTGTTTTTCGCCGCGATGCGGCTCGGGACCACCGTCGTCCCGCTGAACGTCCGCGAGGCGCTCCCCGAACTCGTCGAGAAGGGCGAACGGACGGCCCTCGACGCCGTCGTCTGCGAGGACGACACCGCGACAGACGCCGTCGCGCTGGCGGACGAACTGGGCGGACTCCCGGTTCGATCCGTCGACGATCCGGGCTCGGGTCGGGTCCGACCGATCGCGGTCAGCGACGGAGCAGCCGACTCCCCGTCCTCGTCCGCGGTCGAGCCCGCCGAACTCGACCCCGACGACGTCCAGCTCGTCATGTTCACCTCCGGCACTTCCGGCGAGCCGAAGGGAGTGAAACTGACCGTCGCCAACCTCGTCGCCAGCGCGACGGCGTCGGCGTTTCGCCTCGGCGTCACCCGCGAGGACCGGTGGCTCTGCTGTCTCCCGATGTACCACATGGGCGGGCTCGCACCCGTCGTCCGCTCGGCGCTGTACGGCACCCCGGTCGTCGTCCAGCGATCGTTCGCGCCGCAAGCGACCGCCGACGTCCTCGAGGCGTTCGGGATCACCGGCGTCTCGCTGGTGCCGACGATGTGCAAGCGCCTGCTCGAGGACGGCTGGCGGCCCGCCGACTCGCTGCGGTTCGTCCTCCTGGGGGGTGCGCCCGCCTCGACGGAGCTACTCGAGCGCTGCCACGAGGCCGACGTTCCGGTCCACCCGACCTACGGGATGACCGAGACGGCCTCCCAGATCGCCACCGCGACGCCCGCCGAGACGCGGACCCACGAGGGAACGGCGGGCCAGCCCCTGCTCGGAACCGACGTTACCGTCGTCGGCGAGGACGGCGAGCCGGTACCGACGGGCGAGGTCGGCGAGTTCGTCGTCGCCGGACCGACGGTTACGCCGGGCTATCTCGATCCGGACAACACCGCGGTGGCGTTCGGGGACCGCGGACTGCACACCGGCGACGTCGGCTACGCCGACGAGGAGAGACGACTCTGGGTGCTCAACCGCCGGAGCGATCGGATCGTCACCGGCGGGGAGAACGTCGACCCCGGCGCGGTCGCCGACGTCCTGCGCTCCCATCCCGCGATCGGAGACGCAGCCGTCGTGGGGCTCGAGGACGCCGAGTGGGGCGAACGGGTCGCCGCGCTGGTCGTTCCCGACGACGGTCCGGTCGACCTCGAGGACGTCCTCGCGCACTGTGACGACCGCCTCGCGGGATTCAAGCGACCGAAGACGCTCGGGGTGGTCGACGCGCTCCCGCGTACCCACTCGGGAACCGTCGACCGCGAGCGCGTTCGGACGCGGCTGCTCGAGTTCGGGACCGATGTCTCGACGCGGTCGGGGTCGGAGTAA
- a CDS encoding mandelate racemase/muconate lactonizing enzyme family protein: MSRYDLEYRSFSLSLADPLETASGTIESRDGFLVRVTREDGAVGYGEATPLPGWTESLADCEAALERAQEALDSGDEDGVLEAVDEDVAARHSVSLALADLAASSESVPLYRYYAPDSLVARVPVNATVGDGSIEETVAAARGAVERGFSCCKLKVGRRSVDADIERVRRVREAVGPSVELRADANGAWNYEEALAAVEAFDDEDVALVEQPLPAGALEGHAELRGRGVEIALDEGLLEHGVDAICEAQAADAVVVKPMPLGGLDVAQRVTTWVAEFGITPLVTTTIDGVVARTGAVHLAASLPELPACGLATGDLLAEDLGRDPVLFENGAAVVPQAKGLGVEGVWEA, from the coding sequence ATGAGCCGGTACGACCTCGAGTACCGCTCGTTCTCGCTGTCGCTGGCCGACCCCCTCGAGACCGCGAGCGGCACGATCGAGTCCCGCGACGGCTTCCTGGTCCGCGTAACCCGCGAGGACGGCGCCGTCGGCTACGGCGAGGCGACCCCGCTGCCGGGGTGGACCGAGTCGCTCGCGGACTGCGAGGCCGCTCTCGAGCGCGCGCAGGAAGCGCTCGATTCCGGCGACGAGGACGGCGTCCTCGAGGCCGTCGACGAGGACGTCGCTGCCCGACACAGCGTCTCGCTTGCCCTCGCGGATCTGGCGGCCTCGAGCGAGTCGGTCCCGCTGTATCGCTACTACGCACCCGACTCGCTTGTCGCCCGGGTACCGGTGAACGCGACCGTCGGCGACGGCTCGATCGAGGAGACCGTCGCTGCAGCCCGGGGCGCCGTCGAGCGTGGCTTTAGCTGCTGTAAGCTCAAGGTCGGCCGCCGGAGTGTCGACGCGGATATCGAACGGGTCCGTCGCGTGCGGGAGGCCGTCGGTCCGTCGGTCGAGCTCCGGGCCGACGCCAACGGCGCCTGGAACTACGAGGAGGCGCTCGCGGCGGTCGAGGCCTTCGACGACGAGGACGTCGCGCTCGTCGAACAACCCCTTCCCGCGGGCGCCCTCGAGGGTCACGCCGAGCTCCGCGGACGGGGCGTCGAGATCGCCCTCGACGAGGGGCTGCTCGAGCACGGCGTCGACGCGATCTGCGAGGCCCAGGCCGCCGACGCCGTCGTCGTCAAGCCAATGCCGCTTGGCGGGCTCGACGTCGCCCAGCGGGTGACGACCTGGGTGGCCGAGTTCGGCATCACGCCGCTTGTGACGACGACGATCGACGGCGTCGTCGCCCGCACCGGCGCCGTCCACCTCGCGGCGTCGCTGCCCGAGCTGCCGGCCTGCGGGCTGGCCACCGGCGACCTGCTCGCCGAGGACCTCGGTCGGGATCCCGTCCTCTTCGAGAACGGGGCCGCGGTCGTCCCCCAGGCCAAGGGGCTAGGCGTCGAGGGGGTGTGGGAGGCGTGA
- a CDS encoding 1,4-dihydroxy-2-naphthoate polyprenyltransferase: MSTAELDISRTKAWVMAARPQTLPAAAAPVIVGVGIAVHEGVFAPLPALMAFVGAALIQIGTNFANDYYDAIKGADTDDREGFTRVTQSGLISAERVKLATIVTFGLAILSGTYLVYVGGVPILVIGLVSVLCGWAYTGGPYPLGYHGLGDLFVFVFFGLVAVVGTFYVQAAAHLEPFITTLPEGTVTREAVLASLPIAGLSTAIIVVNNVRDVETDAEAGKRTLAVRLGYRGSRVEYLALLALAYLTPLWFWLGEGFGPAVLLPVVTLPYAAPIARTILTRTDGEALNPALEQTGKLLALYAVLFAGGLVLG; this comes from the coding sequence ATGAGTACGGCGGAGCTCGATATCTCGCGGACGAAGGCGTGGGTGATGGCCGCGCGCCCGCAGACGTTACCCGCGGCGGCGGCCCCCGTTATCGTCGGGGTCGGGATCGCGGTCCACGAGGGCGTGTTCGCCCCGCTGCCGGCGCTGATGGCCTTCGTCGGCGCGGCATTGATCCAGATCGGTACCAACTTCGCGAACGACTACTACGACGCCATCAAGGGCGCTGACACCGACGATCGAGAGGGGTTCACCCGGGTCACCCAGTCGGGGCTGATCTCGGCCGAACGGGTCAAACTGGCGACGATCGTCACCTTCGGACTGGCGATCCTCTCGGGGACCTACCTCGTCTACGTCGGCGGCGTGCCGATCCTCGTGATCGGCCTCGTCAGCGTTCTCTGCGGGTGGGCTTACACGGGCGGTCCCTACCCGCTTGGCTACCACGGGCTCGGGGATCTGTTCGTGTTCGTCTTCTTCGGACTCGTGGCCGTCGTCGGCACGTTCTACGTCCAGGCCGCGGCCCACCTCGAGCCGTTCATCACGACGCTGCCCGAGGGGACCGTGACCCGCGAGGCCGTCCTCGCGAGCCTCCCGATCGCGGGGCTCTCGACGGCTATCATCGTCGTGAACAACGTCCGGGACGTGGAGACCGACGCCGAGGCCGGGAAGCGGACGCTGGCGGTGCGGCTCGGCTACCGGGGGAGTCGCGTCGAGTACCTCGCCCTGCTCGCGCTGGCGTATCTCACCCCGCTGTGGTTCTGGCTCGGCGAGGGGTTCGGCCCCGCAGTTCTGTTGCCGGTGGTTACCCTCCCCTACGCCGCGCCGATCGCCCGCACGATACTGACCCGTACCGACGGCGAGGCGCTCAACCCCGCCCTCGAGCAGACCGGAAAGCTGCTCGCGCTGTACGCCGTCCTGTTCGCCGGAGGGCTGGTGCTCGGATGA
- a CDS encoding cohesin domain-containing protein, with the protein MNADRTRRVLAIALAALLAVGVLVPATTLAGDNATSFYFDDEEIAADPGETVELALIASDHGDLHGNGIDELEATIAYERDVLEVVDVEHGPMLAAGDADAEVEGSSTVDEDAGTVTVEQERTPSGDGATGSDVAATITVAVAEDADATSEPIEIADASTTLVTDYPQATFEYDATIHVDGGDEDVEDEDDDGTDGVTLADEDDAGEAEDANGADADENGTTDGAGSGDDTESSDDDSVPGFGAPVAVLGLAVALWAVRRRA; encoded by the coding sequence ATGAACGCCGATCGAACCCGGCGGGTGCTCGCGATCGCACTGGCCGCGCTGCTCGCCGTCGGCGTCCTCGTCCCGGCGACGACGCTGGCCGGCGACAACGCGACCAGCTTCTACTTCGACGACGAGGAGATCGCGGCCGATCCGGGCGAGACGGTCGAACTGGCGCTGATCGCCAGCGACCACGGCGATCTCCACGGCAACGGGATCGACGAGCTCGAGGCGACGATCGCCTACGAGCGTGACGTCCTCGAGGTCGTCGACGTCGAACACGGTCCGATGCTCGCCGCGGGCGACGCCGACGCCGAGGTCGAGGGCTCGAGTACCGTCGACGAGGACGCGGGGACGGTGACGGTCGAACAGGAACGGACGCCCTCGGGCGACGGTGCGACCGGGTCCGACGTCGCGGCGACGATCACCGTCGCGGTGGCCGAGGACGCCGACGCGACCAGCGAGCCGATCGAGATCGCCGACGCGTCGACGACGCTGGTCACGGACTACCCGCAGGCGACCTTCGAGTACGACGCGACGATCCACGTCGACGGCGGGGACGAGGACGTCGAAGACGAGGACGACGACGGAACTGACGGCGTGACGCTCGCCGACGAGGACGACGCGGGTGAAGCCGAGGACGCGAACGGCGCCGACGCCGACGAGAACGGAACGACCGATGGCGCGGGCTCGGGTGACGATACGGAGTCGAGCGACGACGACTCCGTCCCCGGCTTCGGTGCGCCCGTCGCCGTCCTCGGGCTCGCGGTCGCGCTCTGGGCGGTGCGCCGACGCGCCTGA
- a CDS encoding DUF7350 domain-containing protein, whose protein sequence is MKQERHDTRRTIDRRTLVRRTGALAGAVALAGCTGTDGDDDETDDENGADDDVEAVPEIIEVEDPPEAVYVPTHREQMRMLEPIEDGDVAIAPMLSYPHPFWIVAGGDEDSVERVDPAEGHGVHMMFTAWDRETGTVLPVDEGAELRVFRDGERIGSPLSPWTMLSQEMGFHFGDNVSLPGDGSYAVEIDLPALSTRRTGALEDRLTEAVSARFEFEYDEAFREAVVGGVEYLDEELWGERGALEPMEHGDHDHHGDEDDHEADHGHDDHEHGEDDHDHDDHEHDEDDHAHHEVPYSQLPPVEEYPGTLLREDGADETEPGDDADLPRSGDAAVVATLLEPDSRLAGHERYLLVSPRTPYNRVPLADATLAATVEREDGSAADTVLEQTLDGEYGLHYGADVAADPGDDVTVSFESPPQVARHQGYETAFLEMEPLELTVPEETE, encoded by the coding sequence ATGAAACAGGAACGACACGACACGCGACGGACGATCGACCGCCGGACACTCGTCCGGCGAACGGGCGCGCTCGCGGGAGCGGTCGCGCTCGCGGGATGTACCGGAACCGACGGAGACGACGACGAGACGGACGACGAGAACGGAGCCGACGACGATGTCGAGGCCGTCCCCGAGATCATCGAGGTCGAGGACCCGCCCGAGGCCGTCTACGTCCCGACCCACCGCGAGCAGATGCGCATGCTCGAGCCGATCGAGGACGGCGACGTCGCGATCGCGCCGATGCTGTCGTACCCGCATCCGTTCTGGATCGTCGCCGGCGGCGACGAGGACTCGGTCGAGCGCGTCGACCCGGCGGAAGGCCACGGCGTCCACATGATGTTCACCGCCTGGGACCGGGAGACGGGAACCGTCCTCCCGGTCGACGAGGGGGCGGAGCTCCGGGTGTTCCGGGACGGCGAACGGATCGGCTCGCCGCTGTCGCCGTGGACGATGCTCTCCCAGGAGATGGGCTTTCATTTCGGGGACAACGTCTCCTTGCCCGGCGACGGCAGCTACGCCGTCGAGATCGACCTGCCCGCGCTCTCGACCCGGCGGACGGGAGCGCTCGAGGACCGGCTGACCGAGGCTGTGAGTGCTCGCTTCGAGTTCGAGTACGACGAGGCGTTCCGCGAGGCGGTCGTCGGCGGGGTCGAGTACTTAGACGAGGAGCTGTGGGGCGAGCGGGGCGCGCTCGAACCGATGGAGCACGGCGACCACGATCATCATGGCGACGAGGACGACCACGAAGCCGATCACGGTCACGACGACCACGAACACGGCGAGGACGACCACGATCACGACGACCACGAACACGACGAGGACGATCACGCCCACCACGAGGTTCCCTACTCCCAGCTCCCGCCGGTCGAGGAGTACCCCGGAACGCTGCTCCGCGAGGACGGCGCCGACGAGACCGAACCGGGCGACGACGCCGACCTCCCCCGCAGCGGGGACGCGGCGGTCGTCGCGACGCTGCTCGAGCCCGACTCGCGGCTCGCGGGCCACGAGCGCTACCTGCTGGTCTCCCCGCGAACGCCGTACAACCGGGTGCCACTGGCGGACGCGACGCTGGCCGCGACGGTCGAGCGCGAGGACGGCTCCGCCGCCGACACCGTCCTCGAACAGACTCTCGACGGCGAGTACGGGCTCCACTACGGGGCCGACGTCGCGGCCGACCCGGGCGACGACGTGACGGTGTCGTTCGAGTCACCCCCTCAAGTCGCCCGCCACCAGGGGTACGAGACCGCGTTCCTCGAGATGGAGCCCCTCGAGCTGACGGTCCCGGAGGAAACGGAATGA
- a CDS encoding DUF7405 family protein has translation MSLPDRSALSRREYVRALVAAGGATALSACLDLSDDDEDEDADPVPAGIDDPSSLPDRQHAWDEQLPADGDENVRPAEHHVLVALSVSDDVGSVADPDARETVEDALRTLERAYERSNDGLLFTIGYTSAYFDRFEEPLPESVDLPEPEPLREGENPAFDEFDALLHLASDRPEVVLEAEEGLFGDRESVNGIEPEAELSGVFDREDDRRRTGFVGDGLPAERTDVPGVPETVPEDAPFFMGFRSGFADSQASEDRVTIESGPFAGGTTQQVSSMEINLAQWFGQENHYQRVSKLFSPEHAAEEAVGEVGEELGATNGLTDERIAATEDDARERGVVGHAQKAARAREDGEPPLLRRDFNTVDGDRPGLHFLSLQREIADFVRVREAMNGTDLDVATANNGILHYLFVDRRGNYLVPPRSLRALPPAEPNDDS, from the coding sequence GTGTCCCTCCCAGATCGATCCGCGCTCTCCCGGCGCGAGTACGTTCGCGCGCTGGTCGCCGCCGGCGGGGCGACGGCGCTGAGCGCCTGTCTGGACCTGTCGGACGACGACGAGGACGAGGACGCGGACCCGGTTCCCGCAGGTATCGACGACCCGTCGTCGCTGCCCGACCGCCAGCACGCCTGGGACGAGCAGCTTCCGGCCGACGGGGACGAGAACGTTCGCCCGGCCGAGCACCACGTCCTCGTAGCGCTGTCGGTGAGCGACGACGTCGGGAGCGTCGCCGACCCCGACGCCCGGGAGACCGTCGAGGACGCCCTGCGAACGCTCGAGCGGGCCTACGAGCGCAGCAACGACGGCTTGCTGTTTACGATCGGCTACACGTCGGCGTACTTCGACCGGTTCGAGGAACCGCTGCCGGAGTCGGTCGATCTCCCCGAGCCCGAGCCGCTCCGTGAGGGCGAGAACCCGGCGTTCGACGAGTTCGACGCCCTCCTGCACCTCGCGAGCGACCGCCCCGAGGTCGTCCTCGAGGCCGAAGAGGGGCTGTTCGGCGACCGGGAGTCGGTCAACGGGATCGAACCCGAGGCGGAGCTCTCGGGCGTTTTCGACCGCGAGGACGACCGCCGTCGGACGGGGTTCGTCGGTGACGGGCTGCCGGCCGAGCGGACCGACGTCCCCGGCGTGCCCGAGACCGTCCCCGAGGACGCGCCGTTCTTCATGGGGTTTCGCTCGGGGTTCGCCGACAGCCAGGCCAGCGAGGACCGCGTGACGATCGAGTCGGGGCCGTTCGCGGGCGGAACGACCCAGCAGGTGTCCTCGATGGAGATCAACTTGGCGCAGTGGTTCGGCCAGGAGAACCACTACCAGCGCGTCTCGAAGCTGTTCAGCCCCGAACACGCCGCGGAGGAAGCCGTCGGCGAGGTCGGGGAGGAGCTCGGCGCGACGAACGGACTGACCGACGAACGGATCGCGGCGACCGAGGACGACGCCCGGGAGCGCGGCGTCGTCGGCCACGCTCAGAAGGCCGCACGCGCTCGCGAGGACGGCGAGCCCCCGCTCCTGCGGCGGGATTTCAACACCGTCGACGGCGACCGACCGGGATTGCACTTCCTCTCGTTGCAGCGGGAGATCGCCGACTTCGTCCGGGTTCGCGAGGCGATGAACGGGACGGACCTGGACGTCGCGACGGCGAACAACGGCATTCTGCACTACCTCTTCGTCGACCGACGGGGGAACTATCTCGTCCCGCCCCGATCGCTGCGGGCGCTCCCGCCGGCCGAGCCGAACGACGATAGCTGA
- a CDS encoding 1,4-dihydroxy-2-naphthoyl-CoA synthase, with translation MVSELFDEERWEPIEDVDRDFRDITYHRAVDSGTVRIAFDRPAVRNAFRPGTVDELYDALEHAKRQTDVGCVLLTGNGPSPKDGGWAFCSGGDQTIRGEDGYQYEGDEERASEQGRLHILEVQRLIRHIPKVVVCVVPGWAVGGGHSLHVVCDLTLASEEHAKFLQTDPDVASYDAGFGSAYLAKQIGQKKAREVFFLGKTYDAEEAAEMGMVNEVVPHEELAETALEWGERINAKSPTAMRMLKYAFNMTDDGMVGQQVFAGEATRLGYMTDEAQEGRDAFVEGRDPDFDDYPWHY, from the coding sequence ATGGTTTCGGAACTCTTCGACGAGGAGCGCTGGGAGCCGATCGAGGACGTCGATCGCGACTTCCGGGATATCACCTACCACCGGGCGGTCGACTCGGGAACGGTCAGGATCGCGTTCGACCGGCCCGCGGTTCGTAACGCCTTTCGACCGGGCACGGTCGACGAACTGTACGACGCCTTAGAACACGCGAAACGCCAGACCGACGTCGGCTGTGTCCTGCTGACGGGGAACGGCCCCTCGCCGAAAGACGGCGGCTGGGCGTTCTGTTCGGGCGGGGATCAGACGATCCGCGGCGAGGACGGCTACCAGTACGAGGGGGACGAAGAACGAGCCTCCGAACAGGGACGGCTGCACATCCTCGAGGTCCAGCGGCTCATCCGCCACATCCCGAAGGTCGTGGTCTGTGTCGTCCCCGGCTGGGCGGTCGGGGGCGGCCACTCGCTGCACGTCGTCTGCGATCTCACCCTTGCCAGCGAGGAACACGCGAAGTTCCTCCAGACCGATCCCGACGTCGCGAGCTACGACGCCGGCTTCGGCTCCGCGTACCTGGCCAAACAGATCGGCCAGAAGAAGGCCCGAGAGGTCTTCTTCCTCGGGAAGACCTACGACGCCGAGGAGGCCGCGGAGATGGGGATGGTCAACGAGGTCGTCCCCCACGAGGAGTTAGCGGAGACCGCCCTGGAGTGGGGCGAACGGATCAACGCGAAGAGCCCGACGGCGATGCGGATGCTCAAGTACGCGTTCAACATGACCGACGACGGGATGGTCGGCCAGCAGGTGTTCGCCGGCGAGGCGACCCGACTCGGCTACATGACCGACGAGGCCCAGGAGGGCCGTGACGCCTTCGTCGAGGGCCGCGACCCCGACTTCGACGACTACCCCTGGCACTACTGA
- a CDS encoding PIN domain-containing protein, translating to MTVLVFDTNLLSDYLNGTDDARSFLEVHEQDPWGVPSIVLFEALMGSLYGYIDATPEAIIHSVTTSMDVLETTRETAIEGHELQQVLQERGAPVDQLDALIAASAREHGGRFATAEKQFWTDDVQAVLDVEKYDPH from the coding sequence GTGACGGTACTCGTTTTCGACACCAATCTCCTCAGCGATTACCTCAACGGTACGGACGACGCGAGATCGTTCCTCGAAGTACACGAGCAAGATCCGTGGGGTGTGCCGTCTATCGTCCTCTTCGAAGCCCTCATGGGGAGTCTGTACGGATATATCGATGCGACTCCGGAGGCGATCATCCACTCCGTAACGACCTCGATGGACGTCCTCGAGACCACCCGGGAAACGGCAATCGAAGGCCACGAGCTTCAGCAGGTGCTCCAGGAACGAGGCGCCCCCGTGGATCAACTCGACGCGTTGATCGCGGCGTCCGCTCGAGAGCACGGCGGACGATTTGCAACGGCTGAAAAGCAGTTCTGGACGGACGACGTTCAGGCCGTACTGGACGTCGAGAAGTACGATCCGCACTGA
- a CDS encoding DUF7557 family protein, producing the protein MSTSIRLSEEAKSRLDLFKREDESYNDVILRLTSEDKWAGFGIASSDPERSKEGMEEVREGIRTRMDRHVEEIDQ; encoded by the coding sequence ATGAGCACCTCGATCCGGCTTTCGGAGGAGGCGAAGTCTCGGTTAGATCTATTCAAACGGGAGGACGAGAGCTACAACGACGTGATCCTCCGTCTTACGTCGGAGGATAAGTGGGCCGGATTCGGGATCGCGTCGAGCGATCCGGAGCGATCGAAGGAGGGGATGGAGGAGGTCCGAGAGGGGATTCGAACCCGAATGGATCGCCACGTCGAGGAGATCGATCAGTGA